Genomic DNA from Anas platyrhynchos isolate ZD024472 breed Pekin duck chromosome 30, IASCAAS_PekinDuck_T2T, whole genome shotgun sequence:
GGGTGCGCTGGTGCTCGATGAGGGTGGAGCTCTGGCCGAAGGCCTTGCCGCACTGGCCGCAGCGGTAGGGCCGCTCGCCGGTGTGGGTGCGCTGGTGGGAGGCCAGGTGGGTCTTCTTCTTGAAGCTCTTGGGGCAGCGGGGGCAGGAGAAGGGCTTCTCCCCGCTGTGGGTCCTCTGGTGCTTGAGGAGGTTGGAGCTGAGGCTGAAGGACTTGCCGCAGCGGGGGCAGGCGTAGGGCTTCTCCCCGGTGTGGGTGCGGAGGTGCTTGAGGAGGTTGGAGGTCCTCCCGAAGGTCCTCCCGCACTCGGGGCAGGAGAAGGGGGTCTCGCCGGTGTGGGTGCGGAGGTGGTCGGTCAAGGTGGAGCTCCTGGAGAAGGTCCTGGGGCAGGTGGGGCAGGAGAAGGGCTTCTCCCCGGTGTGGGTGCGGAGGTGCTCGGTCAAGGTGGAGCTCCTGGAGAAGGTCCTGGAGCAGGTGGGGCAGGAGAAGGGCTTCTCCCCGGTGTGGGTGCGGAGGTGCTCCAAGAGGTTGGAGCTCTGGGAGAAGGTCCGGCCGCACTCGGTGCAGCGGAAGGGCTTGGCGCGGTCaccggtggtggtggtggtcctggtggtggtggtggtggtggtgggttcAAGGAGGCCCAGGAGGTTGATGAAGCCGTGGGGGTGGTCaccaggaggtggtggtggtggttctggggaggggaggagaaggggtgGGGTTGAGGAAGAGGTTCTACGTGGAGAACATCTCCTGGTGGGTCAACCCATGACCACGTTGAGATGTTCCTTGATGGAGAACATCTGGTGGGTCATCAAACGACCCCGATGGAGATGTTCTCCATGGAGGACATCTCGTGGTGGGTCATCGTGTGAGCATGTGGAGATGTTCTCCATGGAGAACATCTGGTGGGTCATCAAACGACCACGTTGAGATGTTTTCCATGGAGAACATCTAGTGGTAGGTCAACATAAGACCATGTAGAGATGTTCTCCATGGAGGAACATCTCCTGGTTGGTCATCCCATGACCACCTCAAGATGTTCCTTGATGGAGAACGTCTGGTGGGTCATCGTGTGACCATCTAGAGATGTTCCTCCATGGAGAACATCTCATGATGGGTCATCCCATGACCACGTCAAGATGTTCTCCATGGAGAACGTCTCTACGTGGTCATGCAATGACCCATCATGAGATGTTCTCCATGGAGGAACACCTCTACATGATCACACGATGGCCCACCAGGAGATGTTCTCCATGAAGGACATCTTGACATGGCCATATGTTGATGTTCTCCATGGAGAACGTCTCCAATGTGGTCATTTGATGACCCAAGAGACATTCTCTATCAAGGAACATCTCAACATGGTCTTATGATGACCCATCATGAGATGTTCTCCATGGAGGAACACCTCAACATGGTCATACGTTGACCTACCATGAGACGTTCTCCATGGAGAACATCTCTACATGTTTTTTTGATGACCCACCAGGAGATGTTCTCCATGGAGAACATCTCCAACGGGGTCGTTTGATGACCCACCAGATGTTCTCCATCAAGGAACGTCTTGACGTGGTCATGGGTTGGCCAACCAGGAGATGTTCTCCATGGAGGAACATCTCAACATGGCCATACGTTGACCTACTACGAGACGTTCTCCATGGAGAACATCTCCTGGTTGGTCAACCCATGACCACCTCAAGATGTTCCTCGATGGAGAACATCTCGTAGTAGGTCATCAAATAACCACGTTGAGATGTTCCTTGATGGAGAACATCTCTTGAGTCATCAAACAACCATGTTGAGATGTTCTCCATGGAGAACATCTCCTGGTTGGTCATCCCATGACCATGTTGAGATGTTCCTTGATGGAGAACATCTGGTGGGTCATCAAATGACCCCGTTGGAGACGTTCTCCTTGGAGGAACATCTCCTGGTGGGTCAACCCATGACCACCTCAAGACGTCCTCCATGGAGAACGTCAATGTATGGCCATGTTGAGGTGTTCCTCCATGGAGAACATCTCATGATGGAACATCTCAACGTGGTTATTGGATGACCCTCGATGGAGAACGTCCCTTGGGTCATCAAATGACCACGTAGAGATGTTCTCCATGGAGGAACACCTCCTGGTGGGTCAACCCATGACCATCTCAAGATGTTCCTCCATGGAGAACATCTCGTAGTAGGTCATCAACTGACCCCATTGGAGACGTTCTCCATGGAGAACATCTCGAGGTGGCCATGGGTTGTCCCACCAGGAGAAGTCCTCCAAGGAGAACATCTCCAACGGGGTCGTTTGATGACCCCCCAGACGTTCTCCATCAAGGAACTTCTCCAGGTGGCCATGGGTGGCCCCACCAGGAGACGTCCTCCATGGagacacccccccaaaaaaacccacccccattttttcccaatttcCCCCGCTTTTACCCCAAAAATCCCACCCCCCAGGAGCCATCCCCAACGTCCTCACCTGCACGGGGCTCGTCGGGGGCGGTCCCGTCCCGCTGCGGCTCCTCCATGAGCGGCGCCTGCCGAAATGGGgtaaaaaagggcaaaaatgagaaatttttaaaaatatatattttttttcccaaatcgGTAAGTTTTTCGCCCAAATTTCCCTTCATCTGGGGCGCGTTACGGGCGCCAAAGCTCCTGCTTTTGACCCCaaaatgccctttttttttatttttattttttgactttttcaccccaaaatgtAACCCCACAAATTAGTTAAATTTGTACACCTTTACCTGAGAGCGATTGTCCCATTTTCCcactttttcaccccaaaatgtAATCcccaaaattaattttgcaccCCTATTCCTGAGAGCCATCACCCCATTTTCACCCTTTTTTACCCCAAAAGACAATTtccaaaattaattaattttgtacCTCTACACCTGAGAGCAATTGgcccaaattcttcctttttcaacCTAAAATATAATTCCcagaattaattaatttcacACCCCCATTCTTGAGAGACATCAccccattttccccctttttcaccccaaaacacaatcaccaaaattaattaattttgcaCCCCCACGCTTAGGAGCAATTGACCCGTTTTCACCCTGTTTCTCCCCAAAACCTAATCCTCCAGATTTGTTAATTTTGCACACACACCCCCCAAAACCAATTATCCCAATTCTTgcatttttcaccccaaaacacaaccctcacaattaattaattttgcCCCCCCGACACCCACAATAAATTACCCCATTTCCCTCGTTTTTTACCCCAAAAATAGACCCCTCTTATTTttaaaccctaaacccaaactcCCTGAAGCAATCAGcccattttccccctttttcaccccaaaatgcaACCCACACAATGAACCAATCCTGCACCTTAATTCCTGACAGCAATCGGCCCGAATTCCCCtcttttcaccccaaaattcGAGCCCCCCAACCACTTAATTTTGCACCCCCACCCCATGCAGCAATGACCCcaatttccccttttttcaccccaaaacagaATCCCGACAATGAGTTAATTTCTGTCCCCCCCTACCCTGCAGCGATCGGCccaatttcctcctttttcaaCCCAAAAGCCCCTCCCACCAGCTGTTAACCCCTCTCCTGCCGGCCCAGCAGCAATCGacccattttccccttttttcaccccaaaacacaATCCCCCCAATCAGTTAATtttccaccccccccaccccataacgATGTTGCCCAAATTCCtcctttttcaccccaaaaagcgATCCGCTGAGCTAATTAACCCCCATGCCGCACGCccggcagattttttttcccgttttccccttttttcacaCAAAAACACAATCCCCCAAACTAGTTAATTTTGCACCACCCCGTTGCAGCAATCGCCCCGATTTCTCCtcttttcaccccaaaacacaATCCTGAAAATTAGCAAATTTTGCCCCTCCTCTACCTGAGGGCGATCGGCccaatttcctcctttttcaccccaaaacgcCTTCCCACAAATAGTTAATcccgctccctgcctgcccagcGGCAATCAGCcccattttcctcctttttcaccccaaaaaccGCAATCCCCACAATGAGGTCATTCCGCACCTCCCCCCCTAAAAACAACCAGCCCAAATTCCccttttttcaccccaaaacacccTCCCAGAAGCATtcaacccccctcccccccctccccgcagccaTGGGCCCATTTTCCCCGTTTCTTACCCCAAAATTCACTCCTCGCTCCGCTTAACACCCCAGGCCGCTCCCCGCCAGCGATTGACCCGTTTTTGccctttttcaccccaaaaccaacGGGGACGGATCCACgagagccccagcagctccctggcacCCGCAGGCCCCAATCCGGGCGTTTTTTCACCCAAAATGGGGCCGTTTTTTGGGCGGCCCTGACAATGGTGGCGGCGAGCGGCGCTTCCTGCCGCAAAGGCTCCCggtgctcccagtgcctcccagtgctcccagtaacaCCCAgtatccccccaaacccccctcccagtgctcccagtatccCTCCAAtccctcccagtaccccccgatacctcccagtaccccccagtgtTCCCTCCAAAactccctcccagtgcctcccagtgcctcccagtaacACCCAgtgaccccccaaccccccctcccagtgctcccagtatccCTCCAAtccctcccagtaccccccaatacctcccagtaccccccagtgttccccccaaaactccctcccagtccttcccagtgcctcccagtgctcccagtaacaCCCAgtgaccccccaaccccccctcccagtgctcccagtatccCTCCAAtccctcccagtaccccccgatacctcccagtaccccccagtgtTCCCTCCAAAactccctcccagtgcctcccagtgcctcccagtaacACCCAGtgaccccccaaaccccttcccagtgcccccagcaccctcgaaatccctcccagtgctcccagtaactCCCCCAAGCCACTCCCAGTGCCCCTCCAAcacctcccagtgctcccagtacccccagaaatccctcccagtgctcccagtagccCCAGTGGCCCTCCCAAAcctcctcccagtgctcccagtacccCTGAACCtcccccccagtgctcccagtgcccctccaaggcctcccagtaccccccaaaatccctcccagtacccccagtactccccaaccccccttcccagtgctcccagtagcccccaaaatccctcccagtgctcccagcaccccccaaaatccctcccAGTGCGCCCAGtaccccccccagtgcccttCCAAcacctcccagtgctcccagcacccccaaaatgcctcccagtgctcccagtaacccCCCCAGTGCCCTTCCAAcacctcccagtgctcccagcaccccccaaaatccctcccAGTTCTCCCAGTATGGCCCAGAGCAGCAGCGTTCACCAGGATTTATTGGGGTGGTGGGGACAGgaggacgtggggacacggggacactgGGACACGGGGACACTGGGATACTGGGACGGGACTGGGACGGGGTTCTCCAGGGGGAAACCACGGCTTTGGGTCAACTTGATGGACCTGAAACTTCTCGAGATgattttttaagacaaaaacCAGGATTTTGGGTCACCTTGATGGACCTGGAACTTCTTGAGATgatttttcagacaaaaaaacatgattttggGTCACCTTGATGAACCTGGAACTTCTTGAGATGATTTTTCAAGACAAAAACCAGGATTTTAGGCCACCTTGATGGAACTCGAAGTTCTTGAGATGGTTCTTGAAGCCAAAACCACGGATTTAGGCCAACTTGATGGACCTAGAACTTCTTGAGATGGTTCTCCAAGACGAAACCATGACTTTGGGCCACCTCAAAGGTCTTGAGATGGTTCTCCAAGACATAACCATGGATTTGGGCCAACTTGATGGACCTGGAACTTCTTGAGATGATATTTCAAGACAAAAACCATGACTTTGGGTCACCTTGATGGACCTGGAACTTCTTGAGATGATTTTTCAAGACAAAAAACAGGATTTTAGGCCAACTTGATGGACCTAGAACTTCTCGAGATGGTTCTCCAAGACAAAAACCATGACTTTGGGCCACCATGATGGAACTCAAAGTTCTTGAGATGGTTCTTGAAGCCAAAACCATGGATTTAGGCCAACTTGATGGACCTAGAACTTCTCGAGATGGTTCTCCAAGACAAAAACCATGACTTTGGGTCACCTTGATGGACCTGGAACTTCTTGAGATGATTTTTCAAGACAAAAACCAGGATTTTAGGACACCTTGATGGACCTGGAAGGTCTTGAGATGATTTTTCAAGACAAAAAACAGGATTTTAGGACACCTTGATGGACCTGGAAGGTCTTGAGATGATTTTTCAAGACAAAAACCAGGATTTTAGGACACCTTGATGGACCTGGAAGGTCTTGAGATGATTTTTCAAGACAAAAACCAGGATTTTAGGACACCTTGATGGACCTGGAACTTCTTGAGATGGTTCTCCAAGACAAAACTCATGACTTTGGGCCACCATAATGGAACTCAAAGTTCTTGAGATGCTTCTCCAAGACGAAACCATGGATTTGGGCCACCTCGAAGATCTTGAGATAATTTTTCAAGACAAAAGCCATGATTTTAGGACACCTTGATGGACCTGGAACTTCTCGAGATGGTTCTCCAACCCAAAACCATGGATTTAGGCCAATTTGATGGACCTGGAAGGTCTTGAGATGGTTCTCCAAGACAATAACCATGACTTTGGGCCACCATAATGGAACTCAAAGTTCTTGAGATGCTTCTCCAAGACGAAACCATGGATTTGGGCCACCTGGAAGATCTTGAGATAATTTTTCAAGACAAAAACCATGATTTTAGGACACCTTGATGGACCTAGAACTTCTCGAGATGGTTCTCCAACCCAAAACCATGGATTTAGGCCAATTTGATGGACCTGGAAGGTCTTGAGATGGTTCTCCAAGACAATAACCATGACTTTGGGCCACCATAATGGAACTCAAAGTTCTTGAGATGCTTCTCCAACCCCAAACCATGGATTTAGGCCAACTTGATGGACCTAGAACTTCTCGAGATGGTTCTCCAAGACGAAATGATGACTTTGGGTCACCATAACGTAGACGAAACCATGACTTTGGGCCACCTTGATGGAACTCAAAGTTCTTGAGATGGTTCTTGAGGCCAAAACCACGGATTTAGGCCAACTTGATGGACCTAGAACTTCTTGAGATGATTTTTCAAGACAAAACCCAGGATTTTAGGCCACTTTGATGGACCTAGAACTTCTCGAGACGTTCCCCCACGCCCAAACCAGGAACTCAACCACCCCGCCGGCCCCGTCCCGCGCCGCCCTCACGCCAGGTGGGTGCGCTGGTGCTTGCTGAAGGCCGAGCTCCACCCGAAGGTCTTCCCGCACTGGCCGCAGCGGTAGGGCCGCTCGCCGGTGTGGGTGTGCCGGTGCTCCAGGAGGTTGGCGCTTTGCCGAAAACTCTTGCCGCAGTCGCCGCAGCGGTAGGGCCGCTCGCCGGTGTGGGTGCGCCGGTGCTTGGCCAGGTGGGAATTTTGGCAGAAGCTCTTGCCGCAGAGCCCGCAGGTGTAGGGCCGCTCGCCGGTGTGGGTGCGTTGGTGCTGGATGAGGTTGGAGCTCTGCCGGAAGCTCTTGCCGCACTCGGTGCAGCGGTAGGGCCGCTCGCCGGTGTGGGTCAAGCGGTGTTTGGCCAAGTAGGACCCCAAAGCGAAGCCCTTGCCGCAGAGGGGGCAGAAGTGACGCCGGGCGGCGCCGTGGGTGCGCCGGTGCTCGGCCAGGTTGGAGCTTTGGCTGAAGATCTTGCCGCACTCGGGGCACTTGTAGGGCTTCTCGCCGGTGTGGGTCACCTGGTGCCGGAGGAGTTTGGAGCTTTGCCCGAAGGCTTTGCCGCACTCGGGGCACTTGTAGGGTTTGGAGGGTGGGCGGCAAGCCCGGAGGTGCCGGGCCAGCCGGCAACTCCAAAAAAAAGCGGAGCCGCACTGGGGGCAAGCCAAGGGTTGCTCGGGTTGGTGGTGCCGTAAAGCGGCCGCTTGGGCATAGGTTTTGCCGCAGGCCTCGCAGCGGTAGGGTTTGGCGGCCGCCCCGTGGCGCCGGCGCCGGTGCCGGGCCAGTTGGGCGCTGCCTTCGAAGCGTTCGGGGCAATGGGGGCAAGGGAAGGAGCCGGAGTGGGTTTGccggtggaggaggagggtggcGGCGTGGCGGAAGGCTTGGCCGCACTCCTCGCAGCGGTGAGGCCGCTCGGGGTCGGCGTCGCCTTGAATTTTGGGGTCGCCTCCAGTTTTGGGGTCACCACGGGGTTTGGGGTCACCACGGGGTTTGGTGTCACCACAGGGTTTGGCGTCGCCTTGAATTTTGGCATCACCTTGAATTTTGGGGTCACCACAGGGTTTGGTGTCACCTCGAATTTTGGTGTCACCTCCAATTTTGGTGTTGCCGTGAGTTTGAGCGTTGCCAGGAGGCCGGGTGCCACCACGAAGGGCGGCGTCACCGTGACGTCCACCATGGCGTCCAACGTCGCCATCACCAAGAGGTTCACCATGAGGTTCACCATGACCATGAGGTTCTCCATTACCATGAGGTTCACCATGAGGTTCCCCATGACCATGAGGTTCACCACGAGGTCCACCACTGCCATGAGGTTCTCCATCACCATGAGGTCCACCATGAGGTCCACCATGACCATGACCATGACATTCACCATCACCATGAGGTTCACCACAAGGTTCACCATGACCATGAGGTTCACCATGAGCTTCCCCATGAGCATGAGTTTCACCATGACCATGACCATGAGGTTCCCCATGACCATGAGGTTCCCCATGACCATGAGGTCCACCATGAGGTTCCCCATCACCATGACCATGAGGTTCACCATGAGGTCCACCATGACCATGACGTTCACCATGACCACGATGTTCACCATCACCGTGAGGTTCACCATGAGGTTCACCATGACCATGAGGTCCACCATGACCATGACCATGACGTTCACCACCACCATGATGTTCACCATGACCATGACCATGACATTCACCATGAGGTTCCCCATGACCATGAGGTTCACCATGAGGTTCACCATGACCACGAGGTCCACCATGACCATGACCATGACGTTCACCATGACCATCACCATGAGGTTCACCACAAGGTTCACCATGACCATGAGGTTCCCCATGACCATGAGGTCCACCATGACGTTCACCATCACCATGAGGTTCATCATGACCATGACCATGACGTTCACCATCACCACAAGGTTCACCATGCCCATGCCGttgaccaccaccaccacgttCCCCACCACCACGAGGCCCCCCACcaggttcccccccaccccacccctccccaccccccacacccccaccgCCCACCCCGTTCTCCCCCTCCCGCTGCGCCGCCACCCCCCTCCCGCCCTCCCGACACCCCCCGCGCGCCCGCCGGTGCTTGGCCAAATCGGAGCTGACGGCGAAACGCCGCCCGCACCCTCCGCACCCGTAGGGCCTCTCGCCGGTGTGGGTCCGCCGGTGGGTGGCCAGGGTGGACTTGCGCCCGAAAGCCCTCCCGCACTCGCCGCAGCCGTAGGGCCGCTCGCCGGTGTGGGTGCGCCGGTGGTGGACCAAGGTGGAATTTTGGCTAAAGCGGGCGCCGCACTGGGAGCACCCGTAGGGTTTCTCGCCGGTGTGGACGCGTTGGTGCTCCAGGAGGGTGGAGGCGCGGCCGAAGGCTTTGCCGCACTCGCCGCAGCGGTGGGGCCGGGCGCCGGCGTGGCCCTTGAGGTGCTCCAAGAGCGAGGAGCTCCACGCGAAGGATTTGGGGCACTGGGCGCAGCGGTGGGGGCGCTCGGCCCCGCGCGCCCGGCGGCGTTTTAGGAGGGGGTCGGGGCGGGAGGGGGAGCCTTCGGCCTCGCCTTCGGCCTCTtcgtcatcatcatcatcatcatcgtcATCGTCATCATCATCGGCTTGGGGGgtgagtggtggtggtggtggtggtggttggggggagctggggggggtggAGAAGGGTTGGGTGCGGGGACGCCCGttttgggggggtgaggggtttttggggggggtgagggtttttttggggggaggaggggttttttgggggggtgagggggttttttttggggtggggggacgcccgttgggggggaggggtttttttgggggggtggaggaggaggggttGGGTGGGGGGACGCCCGTTTTGGGGgggtgagggtttttttttgggggggaggggtttttggggggggtgaggggtttttttttggggtgggggaggtgGGGTTGGGTGGGGGGACGCCCGttttgggggggtgaggggtttttttgggggggtgagggtttttgggggggtgaggggtttttggggggggtgaggggttttttggggggggtgagggtttttttgggAGGGGTGGAGAAGGAGGGGTTGGGTGGGGGGACGCCCGTTTTGGGGGGGtgagggtttttgggggggggtgagggtttttttttgggggggtgaggggttttttggggggggtgaggggtttttttggggggtgagggtttttttggggggaggaggggttttttgggggggtgagggggttttttttggggtggggggacgcccgttgggggggaggggtttttttgggggggtggaggaggaggggttGGGTGGGGGGACGCCCGTTTTGGGGgggtgagggttttttttggggggggaggggtttttgggggggtgaggggtttttttttggggtgggggaggtgGGGTTGGGTGGGGGGACGCCCGttttgggggggtgaggggtttttttgggggggtgagggtttttgggggggtgaggggtttttggggggggtgaggggttttttggggggggtgagggtttttttgggAGGGGTGGAGAAGGAGGGGTTGGGTGGGGGGACGCCCGTTTTGGGGGGGtgagggtttttggggggggtgagggtttttttggggggggaggggtttttgggggggggagggttttttttttgggggtggaggaggaggggttGGGTGGGGGGACGCCCGttttgggggggtgaggggtttttgggggggggggagggtttttttttttggggtgggggaggaggggttGGGTGGGGGGACGCccgttttgggggggggaggggtttttttgggggggtgagggtttttttttgggggggtgagggtttttttggggggggaggggtttttggggggggtgaggggtttttttttggggtggaggAGGTGGGGTTGGGTGGGGGGACGCCCGttttgggggggtgaggggtttttggggggggtgaggggttttttggggggggggtgagggtttttttttttggggtgggggaggaggggttGGGTGGGGGGACGCCCgttttgggggggtggaggggttttttgggggggtgaggggtttttttttggggtggggggacgcctgttttggggggggggaggggttttttggggggggtgaggggtttttttttgggggggtgagggtttttttttgggggggaggggttttttgggggg
This window encodes:
- the LOC139999891 gene encoding uncharacterized protein isoform X2; this encodes MEEVGTPPVPEDGGDDGEAKSSPQPPPPPPPLTPQADDDDDDDDDDDDDEEAEGEAEGSPSRPDPLLKRRRARGAERPHRCAQCPKSFAWSSSLLEHLKGHAGARPHRCGECGKAFGRASTLLEHQRVHTGEKPYGCSQCGARFSQNSTLVHHRRTHTGERPYGCGECGRAFGRKSTLATHRRTHTGERPYGCGGCGRRFAVSSDLAKHRRARGGCREGGRGVAAQREGENGVGGGGVGGGEGWGGGEPGGGPRGGGERGGGGQRHGHGEPCGDGERHGHGHDEPHGDGERHGGPHGHGEPHGHGEPCGEPHGDGHGERHGHGHGGPRGHGEPHGEPHGHGEPHGECHGHGHGEHHGGGERHGHGHGGPHGHGEPHGEPHGDGEHRGHGERHGHGGPHGEPHGHGDGEPHGGPHGHGEPHGHGEPHGHGHGETHAHGEAHGEPHGHGEPCGEPHGDGECHGHGHGGPHGGPHGDGEPHGSGGPRGEPHGHGEPHGEPHGNGEPHGHGEPHGEPLGDGDVGRHGGRHGDAALRGGTRPPGNAQTHGNTKIGGDTKIRGDTKPCGDPKIQGDAKIQGDAKPCGDTKPRGDPKPRGDPKTGGDPKIQGDADPERPHRCEECGQAFRHAATLLLHRQTHSGSFPCPHCPERFEGSAQLARHRRRRHGAAAKPYRCEACGKTYAQAAALRHHQPEQPLACPQCGSAFFWSCRLARHLRACRPPSKPYKCPECGKAFGQSSKLLRHQVTHTGEKPYKCPECGKIFSQSSNLAEHRRTHGAARRHFCPLCGKGFALGSYLAKHRLTHTGERPYRCTECGKSFRQSSNLIQHQRTHTGERPYTCGLCGKSFCQNSHLAKHRRTHTGERPYRCGDCGKSFRQSANLLEHRHTHTGERPYRCGQCGKTFGWSSAFSKHQRTHLATTTTTGDRAKPFRCTECGRTFSQSSNLLEHLRTHTGEKPFSCPTCSRTFSRSSTLTEHLRTHTGEKPFSCPTCPRTFSRSSTLTDHLRTHTGETPFSCPECGRTFGRTSNLLKHLRTHTGEKPYACPRCGKSFSLSSNLLKHQRTHSGEKPFSCPRCPKSFKKKTHLASHQRTHTGERPYRCGQCGKAFGQSSTLIEHQRTHTGERPFRCGACGKSFCVSSNLVKHRRIHTGEKPYGCGRCGERFRYKPQFTRHLQGHPEEAPACQGGGEEVGT
- the LOC139999891 gene encoding uncharacterized protein isoform X1; its protein translation is MEEPQRDGTAPDEPRAEPPPPPPGDHPHGFINLLGLLEPTTTTTTTRTTTTTGDRAKPFRCTECGRTFSQSSNLLEHLRTHTGEKPFSCPTCSRTFSRSSTLTEHLRTHTGEKPFSCPTCPRTFSRSSTLTDHLRTHTGETPFSCPECGRTFGRTSNLLKHLRTHTGEKPYACPRCGKSFSLSSNLLKHQRTHSGEKPFSCPRCPKSFKKKTHLASHQRTHTGERPYRCGQCGKAFGQSSTLIEHQRTHTGERPFRCGACGKSFCVSSNLVKHRRIHTGEKPYGCGRCGERFRYKPQFTRHLQGHPEEAPACQGGGEEVGT